One Primulina huaijiensis isolate GDHJ02 chromosome 5, ASM1229523v2, whole genome shotgun sequence DNA segment encodes these proteins:
- the LOC140976536 gene encoding probable 2-oxoglutarate-dependent dioxygenase AOP1, with protein sequence MGSQTIKLPFINFSELEQESQTSNWESVKDQVKFALQEFGCFEATFDQISQNLRNSVFEGLKQLFDLPLQNKLRNRSNKPYHGYVGQYAMVPLYESLGIDSPHDLGSIESFTYLMWSEGNPDFSKNIQSFSEQLSELDQIVRKMVLESLGLEKYTDEHIESSNYLFRVQKYDFPKGHQAELGLTSHTDKNFLTILYQNEVNGLEVLTKDGQWITVEPSPSSFIVMIGEAFHAWTNGRLHSAYHRVTMKGSVARYSIGLFSVPKEGHIIKAPEEMIDEEHPLLFKPFDHVKFLDFYYSEAGQRSPDALKAYCGA encoded by the exons ATGGGCTCCCAAACTATCAAGCTTCCATTCATCAATTTCTCCGAACTGGAACAAGAAAGCCAAACCTCTAACTGGGAATCTGTTAAGGACCAAGTTAAGTTCGCCCTGCAAGAATTTGGCTGCTTCGAGGCAACATTCGATCAGATTTCTCAAAACCTCCGGAACTCGGTATTCGAAGGGCTGAAGCAGCTGTTTGATCTCCCTTTACAGAATAAACTTCGAAACAGGTCGAACAAACCATACCATGGCTATGTTGGTCAGTATGCGATGGTGCCACTTTATGAAAGCTTGGGAATCGATAGCCCACACGACCTTGGAAGTATCGAAAGCTTCACGTATCTTATGTGGTCTGAAGGAAACCCTGATTTTAG CAAGAATATTCAGTCCTTCTCAGAGCAACTATCCGAATTGGATCAAATTGTACGTAAGATGGTTCTTGAAAGCTTGGGACTTGAAAAATATACAGACGAACACATAGAGTCGTCAAATTACCTCTTCCGGGTTCAAAAATATGATTTCCCAAAAGGCCATCAAGCCGAGCTCGGATTAACATCACACACAGATAAAAACTTCTTGACCATATTGTATCAAAATGAGGTGAATGGATTGGAAGTGTTGACAAAAGATGGGCAATGGATCACAGTGGAGCCTTCTCCAAGTTCCTTCATTGTCATGATCGGAGAAGCTTTTCAT GCGTGGACAAATGGAAGGCTGCATTCTGCATATCACAGGGTTACGATGAAAGGGAGCGTTGCTCGTTATTCGATAGGACTATTTTCAGTTCCAAAAGAAGGTCACATTATTAAAGCCCCCGAAGAAATGATTGATGAAGAGCATCCTTTGCTGTTCAAACCCTTTGATCATGTTAagtttcttgatttttattattcaGAAGCGGGTCAGAGATCCCCAGATGCTCTAAAAGCGTATTGTGGTGCTTGA